A part of Candidatus Electrothrix aestuarii genomic DNA contains:
- a CDS encoding ChaN family lipoprotein codes for MRTFLLSCCLFFTLLFPFSLLAQGTEETPVSDTLPPPLHQDIHISFDLASSLMLGKSTLILPPERELKLSLNELENVRIELIEAETTEPEENEQEPIPQEIAPNSDNTISLSPAAQERTLSLTWQVSAPAPGSSGNLITPEGITLTGFWHPMAEEKMTFSLNAELPPGFSGVTEANELEIIGEGDKQVLRATAPHPLSSINFAAGPYTVLSHQLNNLTIYGYFFPEDEELAPAYLNKAAEYVQRYEDLIGPFPYQRYSIVENRLPTGYGMPSFTLLGQAVVRLPFIKDTSLGHEILHSWFGNAIENSEGGNWCEGLTTLLADQTYATEKGEGTDYRKNQLLRYQAYVGEENDITLFDFQHASDSQPMARKMRAIGYDKVSMLFHTLRTELGDEPFFAALRQLYQDKKYAAANWSDLENTFAAASGRDLSLFFIQWLSHPDIPSLTVDQVGMEQKGGKSEISFHIVQETEKPYDFHLPVLMKTRTETIRESIAIDSADQAVTITVPSLPTEMIIDPQYDLIRTLDGKERPSVWMQFIGAKEKTVVLPENGAELSAYLPLTTEFERWGCTIVKPEDVKNSELSQGSFLFLGSSVLQQTLFGASEERVTGFSLDVRKNPLNQEQVMVLISSASLEESQKALPKLMHYGKYSRLLFHEGRIKKKEIALADNGIRLPLLKPPVGIPAPQVQEFSVILNDISQSKIIYAGETHTDYGTHLLQLQVLQALREQLVQEGRGDNLVIGMEMFPRSSQPALDGFINGTIATEQDFLRLSNYYNVWGYDYRMYRDIINYAKAHRIPLIGLNLNKDIVSKVFQTGSTDELTPEQYNEVAPDRDLDIAGYRERLVQIHALHKEKDEKNFGGFLQAQAMWDETMAESIVKYLQDHPEKKMLVLAGTGHVYKDSAIPPRVARRMEARQSVLIANNGQVTGREKGWQADYLIFTEEVDLPPAGKIGVALKEEKQTKDRPSRVEITDISPLSKAGEAGLQQGDVILAVDNSPITTIGDLKIALLDKTPGETVQLNIVRKNKVMNIKVELSDMEKTAMMPPGHPKR; via the coding sequence ATGCGCACCTTCTTGCTCTCTTGTTGTTTATTTTTCACCCTGCTCTTCCCCTTTTCTTTACTAGCACAAGGAACTGAAGAAACTCCCGTTTCGGACACGCTTCCTCCCCCTCTGCACCAAGACATCCACATTTCCTTTGATCTTGCATCCTCGCTGATGCTGGGTAAGTCCACCCTAATCCTGCCTCCAGAGAGGGAGCTCAAGCTCTCGTTAAACGAACTGGAGAATGTCCGCATAGAGCTCATAGAAGCCGAAACAACAGAGCCTGAAGAAAACGAGCAAGAGCCTATCCCGCAGGAAATAGCACCAAATAGCGACAACACCATCTCGCTCTCCCCGGCAGCGCAAGAACGCACCCTCTCCCTCACTTGGCAGGTATCAGCCCCTGCTCCAGGCAGTTCCGGTAATCTCATCACCCCAGAGGGCATTACCCTAACTGGTTTCTGGCACCCGATGGCTGAGGAGAAGATGACCTTTTCACTGAATGCGGAGCTACCCCCCGGTTTTTCCGGCGTGACAGAGGCCAACGAACTGGAAATCATAGGAGAGGGAGACAAACAAGTCCTGAGAGCCACAGCGCCTCATCCTCTCTCCTCCATCAATTTTGCGGCTGGCCCATACACCGTTCTTTCCCACCAGCTCAACAATCTCACAATCTATGGTTATTTTTTCCCAGAAGACGAAGAACTCGCCCCGGCCTACCTGAATAAAGCTGCGGAGTATGTGCAACGTTACGAGGATCTCATCGGGCCTTTTCCCTACCAGCGCTATTCCATTGTTGAAAACCGGCTACCCACCGGTTACGGCATGCCCAGCTTCACCTTGTTGGGGCAGGCTGTAGTTCGCTTGCCCTTTATCAAGGACACCTCCCTGGGACATGAAATCCTTCATTCCTGGTTTGGCAATGCTATTGAAAATAGTGAGGGCGGTAACTGGTGCGAGGGCCTCACCACTCTACTGGCAGACCAAACCTATGCTACAGAAAAAGGAGAAGGCACCGACTATCGCAAGAACCAACTCCTCCGCTATCAGGCCTATGTGGGGGAAGAAAACGACATCACGCTATTCGATTTTCAGCATGCCAGCGATTCCCAGCCGATGGCGAGAAAAATGCGCGCTATCGGCTATGATAAGGTCAGCATGCTCTTCCATACGCTGCGCACAGAGCTTGGCGATGAACCTTTTTTCGCCGCACTCAGGCAACTCTATCAGGATAAAAAATACGCTGCTGCCAATTGGTCCGACCTGGAGAATACCTTTGCCGCTGCCTCGGGCCGGGACCTCTCTCTGTTCTTCATTCAATGGCTCTCCCATCCTGATATCCCCTCCTTAACTGTGGATCAGGTCGGGATGGAGCAGAAAGGAGGCAAGAGCGAGATCTCCTTTCATATCGTCCAGGAGACCGAGAAGCCCTATGATTTTCACCTTCCGGTCCTGATGAAAACACGAACGGAGACCATCCGCGAAAGCATTGCTATCGATTCAGCAGACCAAGCAGTGACAATCACAGTGCCCAGCCTGCCCACGGAAATGATTATTGACCCGCAATATGACCTGATACGGACATTAGACGGGAAAGAACGCCCCTCGGTCTGGATGCAGTTCATAGGAGCTAAAGAAAAAACAGTGGTTCTGCCGGAGAATGGAGCGGAGCTTTCCGCTTACCTTCCCCTGACTACGGAGTTTGAACGCTGGGGTTGCACAATCGTCAAGCCGGAAGACGTGAAAAACAGTGAACTTTCGCAGGGAAGTTTCCTCTTCCTGGGCAGCTCAGTCCTGCAACAAACCCTTTTTGGAGCCTCCGAGGAACGGGTCACCGGTTTCAGTCTTGATGTGCGGAAAAATCCCTTGAATCAGGAACAGGTCATGGTCCTGATATCCTCTGCATCTCTGGAAGAAAGCCAAAAGGCCTTGCCCAAACTCATGCATTATGGCAAGTATTCCCGCCTGCTTTTTCATGAAGGAAGAATCAAAAAGAAAGAGATAGCCTTGGCTGACAACGGCATCCGCCTGCCCCTGCTCAAACCACCCGTCGGCATCCCGGCCCCGCAGGTGCAAGAGTTCTCAGTCATCCTCAATGATATATCGCAAAGCAAAATTATCTATGCAGGAGAAACCCATACAGATTACGGAACCCATCTGCTCCAGTTGCAGGTCCTCCAGGCCTTGCGGGAACAGCTGGTGCAGGAAGGGCGTGGTGATAATCTGGTCATCGGGATGGAGATGTTTCCCCGTAGCTCTCAACCCGCCCTGGACGGCTTTATCAATGGAACCATCGCTACTGAACAGGATTTTCTTCGCCTCTCAAATTATTATAATGTCTGGGGCTATGATTATCGTATGTACCGGGACATCATCAATTATGCCAAGGCCCACCGTATTCCTCTCATCGGGCTTAACCTGAATAAAGACATTGTCAGTAAGGTATTTCAAACGGGCTCAACCGACGAACTGACACCGGAGCAATACAACGAGGTAGCGCCGGACCGCGATCTGGACATTGCTGGATATCGTGAACGCCTTGTCCAGATCCATGCCCTGCATAAGGAGAAGGATGAGAAAAACTTTGGTGGCTTCCTGCAGGCCCAGGCCATGTGGGATGAAACTATGGCCGAGTCTATAGTGAAGTATCTTCAGGACCATCCTGAGAAAAAAATGCTGGTTCTGGCAGGAACCGGCCATGTGTATAAGGACAGCGCAATTCCGCCTCGGGTGGCCCGCAGGATGGAAGCACGCCAGTCCGTGCTCATTGCCAATAACGGCCAGGTTACTGGGAGAGAAAAGGGTTGGCAGGCCGATTATCTGATATTCACTGAGGAGGTGGATCTTCCCCCTGCTGGTAAGATCGGGGTAGCGCTGAAGGAAGAGAAGCAGACCAAGGACCGGCCTTCCCGAGTTGAGATTACAGATATCAGCCCCTTAAGTAAAGCTGGTGAGGCAGGCCTACAACAGGGTGATGTTATCCTGGCTGTGGATAATTCGCCAATTACCACCATCGGTGATTTAAAAATAGCTCTTCTCGATAAAACGCCAGGCGAGACGGTTCAGCTCAATATTGTCAGGAAGAATAAAGTGATGAATATCAAGGTGGAATTATCTGATATGGAAAAAACGGCTATGATGCCGCCGGGGCACCCGAAGAGGTAG
- a CDS encoding glycosyltransferase family 2 protein, with protein MQRDRREDIRTIGQSNSFPAAQTPELSVLIPTFNRYDALQRTLQGLEEQSAGKARYEIVVVDDGSNDRTAEVLEQFAAQTGLMFRYALLKENGGPARARNIGLSMIRGKAVFITGDDIEPSKTLIERHLSFHEQHPEKEKALLGYVSFPEALQPNPFMLWLATEGRAYFFNYAALTPGKEAGPIFFYTCNVSVKTSLLEQSGWFDESFPYASHEDLELGYRLAEQGMRLVYDPVAEGFHWHMLTVQGITRRVYLMGYSARLFWAKVKQADGVLKRGLRRLLVLFCSAPWGIWGWNWLRRQEGSGNKASPLQWRMLLFLSFFIGLADGYKGRDIRV; from the coding sequence ATGCAAAGGGACAGGCGAGAAGACATCAGAACAATAGGTCAGAGTAACAGTTTTCCTGCTGCTCAAACGCCTGAGCTCTCTGTTCTGATCCCCACCTTTAATCGGTATGATGCTTTGCAGCGTACCCTGCAAGGACTTGAAGAGCAGAGCGCAGGTAAGGCCAGGTACGAGATTGTTGTTGTGGATGACGGTTCGAATGATCGAACAGCTGAGGTGTTGGAGCAGTTTGCTGCCCAGACAGGATTGATGTTTCGTTATGCCTTGTTGAAGGAGAACGGTGGCCCGGCCCGGGCCCGTAATATCGGGCTCTCCATGATACGTGGCAAGGCGGTGTTTATCACCGGCGATGACATCGAACCAAGCAAGACTCTGATAGAGCGGCATCTTTCCTTTCATGAGCAGCATCCTGAAAAGGAAAAAGCCTTGTTAGGATATGTCTCTTTTCCTGAAGCTCTGCAACCTAATCCCTTCATGCTGTGGCTGGCAACAGAAGGCAGAGCCTATTTTTTCAACTATGCCGCTCTGACCCCGGGAAAAGAGGCTGGCCCGATTTTTTTCTATACCTGTAATGTGTCGGTGAAAACCTCGTTGTTGGAGCAAAGTGGCTGGTTCGATGAATCCTTTCCCTATGCCTCCCACGAAGATCTGGAGTTAGGTTATCGACTTGCTGAGCAGGGGATGCGCTTGGTCTATGACCCAGTAGCTGAGGGCTTTCATTGGCATATGCTGACAGTGCAGGGGATCACCCGACGGGTCTATCTGATGGGCTATTCTGCCAGATTATTTTGGGCTAAGGTTAAACAAGCAGACGGGGTCCTCAAGCGGGGACTGCGTAGGCTCTTGGTTTTGTTTTGCTCTGCTCCTTGGGGAATATGGGGATGGAATTGGTTGCGAAGACAAGAGGGCTCTGGGAACAAAGCATCCCCTTTGCAATGGCGTATGCTCCTTTTTCTCAGTTTTTTCATCGGCCTTGCTGATGGATATAAGGGCCGAGATATCCGAGTTTAA
- the glf gene encoding UDP-galactopyranose mutase, translated as MDLNGVKYLVVGAGFFGAVIAERLANDLQEKVLVIDSRKHIGGNCSSEDDEQTGIHYHTYGTHIFHTSKKEVWDYLTKFTEINGYFHQVLTTYKEKVYQMPINLETINSFYNTNLKPYEVEEFLRREREKDPIEQPKNFEEKAISMIGRPLYEAFIKEYTLKQWHKDPVQLPESILNRLPFRTNYNESYYFDRWQGVPLNGYTEIFQNMLQNKRITLQLNTDYFAIKDQIPETTTVIYSGPVDKFFDYKYGRLEWLSLDFDKEIIYVKDYQGTSVMNYAEQAVPYTRIHEPRHLHPERAYPKDKTMIIKEYSIKQGEDNPYYPIMDSRNTEMLAHYQQEKKKTNVIIGGRLGDYKYYDMDQTIEMALTVYKDLIQRNN; from the coding sequence ATGGATCTTAATGGTGTGAAATACCTGGTTGTTGGCGCTGGTTTTTTTGGTGCGGTAATCGCAGAGCGCCTTGCCAATGACCTCCAGGAAAAGGTCTTGGTTATCGATAGCAGAAAGCATATCGGAGGAAATTGCTCTTCCGAAGATGATGAACAGACAGGTATTCATTACCATACCTATGGAACCCATATATTTCATACCTCAAAGAAAGAGGTGTGGGATTATTTAACCAAATTTACAGAGATTAATGGGTATTTTCATCAGGTACTTACGACCTATAAAGAAAAAGTGTACCAGATGCCTATTAATCTGGAAACCATTAATTCTTTTTATAATACAAATCTCAAGCCATATGAGGTGGAAGAGTTCCTCCGCCGGGAACGGGAAAAAGATCCTATAGAACAGCCAAAGAATTTTGAAGAAAAAGCCATTTCCATGATAGGGAGACCTCTCTATGAGGCTTTTATCAAAGAATATACTCTCAAACAATGGCATAAGGATCCTGTACAGCTGCCTGAATCTATCTTAAACAGGCTGCCCTTTAGAACGAATTATAATGAGAGTTATTATTTTGATCGTTGGCAAGGGGTGCCGCTCAATGGATATACGGAAATTTTTCAAAACATGCTGCAAAATAAGCGTATTACTCTCCAGCTCAATACAGATTATTTTGCAATAAAAGACCAAATTCCAGAAACAACAACTGTGATATATAGTGGGCCAGTTGATAAATTTTTTGATTATAAGTACGGAAGGCTTGAATGGTTGAGTTTGGATTTTGACAAAGAGATCATATATGTCAAAGATTACCAGGGAACATCTGTCATGAACTACGCTGAACAAGCTGTCCCGTACACCCGAATTCATGAGCCTAGACATTTACATCCTGAAAGAGCTTATCCAAAAGATAAGACTATGATTATCAAGGAATACTCTATTAAGCAAGGAGAGGATAATCCATACTATCCTATCATGGACTCGCGTAACACTGAGATGCTTGCACATTATCAGCAAGAGAAGAAAAAAACAAATGTTATTATAGGTGGAAGACTAGGCGATTATAAGTATTATGATATGGACCAGACCATAGAAATGGCATTGACTGTGTATAAGGATCTCATACAAAGGAACAACTGA
- a CDS encoding glycosyltransferase, producing MPKITGVICTHNREQYLQRCIESLYEQTLDQAQYEVLVVDNGSTDTTAEICRKFEHLPNFRYVFEPVLGLSQARNTGWKNSQGAYVGYLDDDAVAEKTWFEKALWSFENIDPSPEWVGGPIDLEWEVEAPCWITGEYKVTLGWLNWGEEARFLTEPSERLGGGNSFYQRATLESMQGFDTRLGRKKKLLLSGEETQFQHRLKATGGRLYYHPGILIHHFVPKERTAPSFFYKRYYWGGITDYLMSRTLQNISFEAIAQEEEGGSSLLRLFVHTWKALGFFVRDEEKIQGRIYLTYVIGWVWAAIRYRWEDLSGLKGEKESYGS from the coding sequence ATGCCAAAGATAACAGGGGTCATCTGTACCCATAATCGAGAACAGTATCTTCAACGATGTATTGAGAGTCTGTATGAGCAAACCCTTGATCAGGCCCAGTATGAAGTTCTTGTCGTAGATAACGGCTCAACAGATACGACAGCTGAAATTTGCCGTAAGTTTGAGCATCTCCCAAATTTTCGTTATGTGTTTGAACCGGTTCTCGGCCTGTCACAGGCTCGTAATACCGGATGGAAAAACAGCCAGGGTGCTTATGTTGGTTATCTGGATGATGATGCAGTTGCCGAGAAAACGTGGTTTGAGAAAGCTCTTTGGTCTTTTGAAAATATAGACCCTTCTCCAGAATGGGTTGGTGGACCTATTGACTTGGAGTGGGAGGTTGAGGCTCCTTGCTGGATAACCGGCGAATATAAAGTGACTTTGGGCTGGCTCAATTGGGGTGAGGAAGCACGTTTTTTGACAGAGCCTTCAGAACGATTAGGAGGCGGTAACAGTTTTTACCAACGAGCTACGCTGGAAAGTATGCAGGGGTTTGATACCCGACTTGGTAGGAAAAAGAAATTACTGCTCTCTGGTGAAGAAACGCAATTTCAGCATAGGTTAAAGGCTACAGGGGGCCGATTGTACTACCATCCAGGTATTCTCATTCATCATTTTGTTCCTAAGGAACGGACTGCGCCAAGTTTTTTCTATAAACGTTATTATTGGGGGGGGATAACCGATTATTTGATGTCTCGTACTCTCCAGAATATAAGTTTTGAAGCTATTGCTCAGGAAGAGGAAGGCGGTTCATCACTTCTTAGGTTATTTGTTCATACATGGAAGGCTCTTGGTTTTTTTGTAAGAGATGAAGAAAAAATACAGGGACGGATTTATCTTACGTATGTTATTGGGTGGGTATGGGCTGCAATACGATATCGCTGGGAGGATCTTTCTGGTCTAAAAGGAGAAAAAGAGTCTTATGGATCTTAA
- a CDS encoding glycosyltransferase family 39 protein, which produces MGTVTASLFVLLVLLPLPIAHLLLPKRDWSETLLGAFLIGTGSQSAIGLVWSHVVGHAPGTEAAVYLCLLTGGSLFSFLSPRLRQSVQRIFTKDWIKSAFPLLLVLIAAFAVRSIHPLQTAALGQSDAYTHLHYLRHLSEHGKIFNIVYPAGYHWLLALPVLLFGLDPYLVARFAGAFFGTALVLAIYVVLERLVNRRPALLGSFCAACFPGMNILIKTGIGAFANQFGLLLIPCILYLYALLAEKKEGNILGLTLLFIIALLGLAASVPMMLLHIFIIFLIERLVALLRTRRQWLRQTLFLILLCLPAVLLASFHFWQAGSGQRFNTARVLIQYGGEEKATTEKVVHKVQQVSKKTSVTHNKYVEIVLASPYFQLVVDFFTIKRFGFGNFFIDLMGWALLALYLICLGYGVFRQHIGITILGTWGALTTVQASSGFLQFSSYQREGWSLLVATCCLSGVLAGLVYDRIGQYRVMRGSVSLCMFVIACWEVLHPPGHPTLQSSAESLLIESVRFVGESKGKTDSQQECNHGTDNPLCGLLGVFTEDLPLTIVTRYFVGWQNQGDIVPNVLPPESPVTALTVNSSRGITESFTPDRQYLVLLDREKVLQPQDIVSAFAMVAPSQVESVFRQQRYLYRANKKIASYLLSLPKKEWYIEKKALSKNLTAYAVVPRR; this is translated from the coding sequence ATGGGTACCGTAACAGCAAGCCTGTTTGTCCTTCTGGTGCTTTTGCCTTTGCCCATTGCTCATCTTCTCTTGCCAAAACGCGACTGGTCGGAAACCCTGCTTGGGGCATTTCTGATTGGTACCGGTAGCCAATCCGCCATTGGGTTGGTTTGGTCACATGTGGTGGGACACGCCCCTGGGACCGAAGCGGCAGTGTATCTTTGTTTGTTGACAGGAGGCTCTCTGTTCTCCTTTCTGTCTCCTCGTTTACGTCAGTCTGTTCAACGGATTTTTACCAAAGACTGGATAAAGAGTGCCTTCCCCCTGTTACTGGTTTTGATTGCCGCCTTTGCTGTCCGCTCCATCCATCCTTTACAGACCGCAGCCTTAGGCCAATCTGATGCCTACACCCATCTTCACTATCTTCGTCATCTCTCCGAACATGGTAAGATTTTTAATATTGTCTATCCGGCGGGGTATCACTGGCTCTTAGCTCTACCTGTGTTGCTTTTTGGGCTTGATCCGTACCTCGTAGCCCGTTTTGCCGGGGCTTTTTTCGGGACAGCTTTGGTACTGGCGATCTATGTTGTGCTTGAACGGCTCGTGAACCGGCGTCCTGCGCTTTTGGGCAGCTTCTGCGCGGCCTGTTTTCCTGGCATGAATATCCTCATAAAAACAGGGATAGGGGCCTTTGCCAATCAGTTCGGTTTACTGCTTATTCCCTGTATCCTGTATTTATACGCTCTTCTTGCTGAAAAAAAAGAGGGAAATATACTCGGTCTGACTTTGCTCTTTATCATAGCCTTGCTGGGCTTAGCAGCCTCTGTCCCTATGATGCTGCTTCATATCTTCATCATTTTTCTTATAGAGCGCCTTGTTGCTTTGTTACGGACACGTCGGCAGTGGTTGCGGCAAACCTTATTTCTTATCTTGCTGTGTTTGCCTGCTGTCCTGCTGGCGAGCTTCCATTTTTGGCAGGCAGGTTCTGGGCAGCGTTTTAATACCGCCCGAGTGCTCATCCAGTACGGCGGTGAAGAAAAGGCGACCACAGAGAAGGTGGTGCATAAGGTGCAGCAAGTCAGTAAGAAAACCTCGGTTACTCATAATAAGTATGTTGAGATAGTTCTTGCCAGCCCGTACTTTCAGCTTGTCGTGGACTTTTTTACGATTAAGCGCTTTGGCTTTGGTAATTTTTTTATTGATCTGATGGGCTGGGCCTTATTGGCCCTTTACCTCATTTGCTTGGGCTACGGTGTTTTTCGTCAGCATATAGGCATTACAATTCTCGGGACCTGGGGCGCTCTGACTACTGTGCAGGCCTCCAGCGGTTTCTTGCAATTCTCTTCCTATCAGAGGGAGGGCTGGAGTTTGCTCGTTGCAACCTGCTGTCTTTCTGGAGTGCTTGCGGGTTTAGTGTACGATAGGATTGGACAGTATCGAGTTATGCGGGGGAGTGTGTCCCTCTGTATGTTTGTAATCGCGTGTTGGGAAGTCCTGCATCCTCCTGGGCATCCTACCTTGCAGAGCAGTGCAGAGAGCTTATTGATTGAGTCGGTCAGATTTGTTGGGGAAAGCAAGGGGAAAACCGATTCGCAGCAGGAATGCAATCATGGTACAGACAATCCTCTTTGTGGTTTGCTCGGAGTTTTTACAGAAGATCTTCCGCTCACAATAGTGACCCGCTATTTTGTCGGTTGGCAGAATCAGGGAGACATTGTTCCCAATGTGCTTCCGCCTGAGAGCCCGGTTACGGCCCTTACGGTGAATAGCAGCCGAGGCATTACAGAGTCTTTTACACCTGATAGGCAGTACTTGGTCCTCCTTGATCGGGAAAAAGTTTTGCAACCCCAAGATATTGTTTCTGCCTTTGCGATGGTTGCTCCGAGTCAGGTCGAATCGGTTTTTAGGCAACAACGATACTTGTATAGGGCCAATAAGAAAATAGCATCGTATCTTTTAAGTCTGCCGAAAAAGGAATGGTATATTGAGAAAAAAGCCTTGTCGAAGAATTTAACTGCCTATGCCGTGGTTCCCAGGCGGTAG
- a CDS encoding glycosyltransferase, with translation MDSKVTVLLPVYNGEKYLAETLASLLQQTYTDFELLVIDDGSTDGSADIIGSFTDQRIRLLKNERRLKLSGALNRGMREARGKYIARMDADDIALPQRLQRQVEYMDQHPQIGMCGTAIEIFGAGKPRRDVYPATSDAIRAYALFDCPFCHPSVMLRKELFLQQGLSYEGSYYPTEDYELWSRAVDKFPSANMEEVLLRYRIHGESMTGSDWDRMDKQAARIIKERLERLGVSCTDEEILFHRNIGRGRSCVLSAWSEFIRAEEWLQQLLDNIPISKSELRPTITLIWYRLCLNNTGFGLQVLRQYMNSRLGQGDSERKVRMLLLFFSVIKQKMQQHPKKAS, from the coding sequence ATGGACTCAAAAGTAACCGTGCTTCTACCGGTTTATAACGGTGAAAAGTATTTAGCTGAAACGCTAGCCAGTCTTCTACAGCAGACGTATACAGATTTTGAGCTGTTGGTTATTGATGACGGTTCAACAGATGGATCAGCAGATATTATCGGGAGCTTTACCGATCAGCGTATTCGTCTACTGAAAAACGAAAGGCGTCTTAAACTCTCTGGTGCCTTAAATCGTGGCATGAGAGAGGCCCGTGGAAAATATATCGCTCGAATGGATGCGGATGATATCGCCCTGCCTCAACGTCTCCAAAGACAAGTAGAGTATATGGACCAGCATCCGCAAATCGGGATGTGTGGTACAGCTATTGAGATTTTCGGTGCAGGCAAGCCCCGGAGGGATGTTTACCCGGCAACATCGGATGCTATTAGGGCTTATGCTCTTTTTGATTGCCCATTTTGCCATCCCTCGGTGATGCTGCGTAAGGAATTGTTTCTTCAACAAGGTCTTTCCTATGAGGGAAGCTATTATCCTACTGAAGATTATGAGTTGTGGAGTCGAGCAGTGGATAAGTTTCCTAGCGCTAATATGGAAGAGGTTCTGTTGCGTTATCGAATACATGGAGAGAGTATGACCGGTTCTGACTGGGATCGGATGGATAAGCAAGCGGCCAGAATTATTAAAGAGCGTTTAGAGCGTCTGGGGGTATCCTGCACAGATGAAGAAATACTTTTTCACCGTAATATCGGTCGAGGAAGAAGTTGTGTGCTTTCTGCATGGAGTGAATTCATCCGGGCTGAAGAGTGGTTGCAGCAGCTTCTTGATAACATACCGATAAGTAAGAGTGAGTTGAGGCCCACTATTACCTTGATTTGGTATCGTTTATGCCTGAATAATACTGGATTTGGCCTACAGGTACTGCGTCAATACATGAACAGCAGGCTAGGGCAGGGCGATTCAGAGAGAAAGGTCCGGATGCTATTATTGTTTTTTTCCGTGATAAAACAAAAAATGCAACAACATCCCAAGAAAGCTTCCTGA
- a CDS encoding class I SAM-dependent methyltransferase produces the protein MPDYQNVLAQINALPADWHGSGPLSDAVLKRIAEYCDQIAPIHYSMETGAGKSTLFFSQISEHHLAFALDVGKSLTKVRESGLFRQESTELINGPTQQTVPAFTFTKPLQVALIDGPHGYPFPELEYYYIYPHLAENALLILDDTNIPSIKRMAEILSADDMFECIEVLGKTTFFRRTEAPVFDPLADGWWDQGYNRAFLNKSNRLNSLKAKIPSSLFKLIPESLKLSVQKYL, from the coding sequence ATGCCTGATTATCAAAACGTATTAGCTCAGATAAATGCCTTGCCTGCTGATTGGCATGGTTCCGGTCCTTTATCTGATGCAGTGTTGAAGAGGATAGCGGAGTACTGCGATCAAATAGCCCCCATTCACTATAGCATGGAAACAGGTGCAGGGAAATCCACGCTGTTTTTTTCACAAATATCCGAACATCATCTAGCCTTTGCCCTTGATGTGGGAAAAAGCCTGACTAAGGTACGGGAGTCTGGCCTTTTTCGCCAGGAAAGTACTGAACTCATAAATGGTCCAACCCAGCAGACTGTTCCGGCATTTACCTTCACAAAACCATTGCAGGTTGCTTTGATTGATGGACCGCACGGCTATCCCTTTCCCGAGTTGGAATATTATTATATTTACCCTCATCTTGCCGAGAATGCCTTATTAATCCTTGATGATACCAATATCCCCTCTATTAAGAGAATGGCAGAAATCCTCAGTGCGGATGATATGTTTGAGTGCATAGAGGTGCTTGGGAAAACAACATTTTTTCGCCGAACGGAAGCTCCTGTCTTTGATCCTCTGGCGGACGGCTGGTGGGACCAAGGGTATAACAGAGCTTTCTTGAACAAAAGTAATCGACTGAATAGTCTGAAAGCCAAAATTCCGTCGTCATTATTTAAGTTAATTCCCGAGTCACTGAAACTCTCAGTGCAGAAATATCTGTAG